The following are encoded in a window of Pseudalgibacter alginicilyticus genomic DNA:
- a CDS encoding sulfatase-like hydrolase/transferase, which yields MNGFKNIFFLLLVFFAFSCKPSEKVEKPNFIFILVDDLGKEWFPSYGATEVSTPNIDALVSKSIKFKNAYSMPQCTPSRVAIITGQYPYNNGWVSHYDVPRWGHGVSFDADKNQSFANALQKVGYKTGIAGKWQINDFRIEPNAMQKVGFDEFCMWTGYESGNEPSGKRYWDPYIFTKDGSKTYEGKFGPDIFSDFVVDFINENKKKPFFFYYPMVLTHTPFVHTPHAPNVTTKYQKHQAMVRYTDFIIGKILNSLEASGLSNNTYVVLTTDNGTVPSIIGKRNGVYIRGGKSYLTENGINAPFIVKTPDNKHFVTDALIDFTDLFPTFLNLAGVDNTTHLNLDGHSFSKVLIEKATQTHRDYILSMGGLPAHINKEGRVENAIQFRDRVLRNKQYKVYVDTLKQIHRLFDIKNDPYETENLIDEVKFQSVVSEFQAKVDVLPNLDNNPKYNKTEGLQTDVNLEFLDKAAQGVKHRKNNMMGSASEEQFLKLSTETIKNNK from the coding sequence ATGAATGGATTCAAGAATATATTTTTTTTATTATTAGTATTTTTTGCGTTTTCTTGTAAGCCATCAGAAAAAGTAGAAAAACCTAATTTTATATTTATTTTGGTTGATGATTTAGGAAAAGAATGGTTTCCCAGTTATGGAGCTACAGAAGTGAGCACACCAAATATTGATGCTTTAGTAAGTAAAAGTATAAAGTTCAAAAATGCATACTCTATGCCTCAATGTACACCAAGTAGAGTTGCAATAATTACTGGGCAATATCCATATAATAATGGTTGGGTGAGCCATTATGATGTACCACGTTGGGGGCACGGTGTTAGCTTTGATGCTGATAAAAACCAAAGTTTTGCAAATGCCTTACAAAAAGTAGGATATAAAACGGGAATTGCAGGGAAGTGGCAAATTAACGATTTTAGAATAGAGCCCAACGCCATGCAAAAAGTAGGTTTTGATGAATTTTGCATGTGGACAGGTTATGAGTCGGGTAACGAACCAAGTGGCAAACGATACTGGGATCCATATATTTTTACTAAAGATGGAAGTAAAACATACGAAGGTAAATTTGGCCCAGATATTTTTTCAGATTTTGTGGTTGATTTTATTAATGAAAACAAAAAAAAACCGTTCTTTTTTTATTACCCTATGGTATTAACTCATACGCCTTTTGTACATACTCCTCATGCCCCCAATGTAACAACAAAGTATCAAAAGCACCAGGCTATGGTTCGTTATACCGATTTTATTATTGGAAAAATTCTAAATAGCCTTGAAGCTTCTGGATTATCAAATAATACTTATGTAGTTTTAACAACTGATAATGGTACTGTGCCATCAATTATTGGAAAAAGAAACGGTGTGTATATAAGGGGAGGAAAATCATATTTAACTGAAAACGGGATTAACGCACCATTTATAGTAAAAACTCCAGATAATAAACATTTTGTAACTGATGCTTTGATCGATTTTACAGATCTTTTTCCAACATTTTTAAATCTGGCAGGAGTTGACAATACTACTCATTTAAATCTCGATGGACACTCGTTTTCAAAGGTTTTAATCGAAAAAGCAACACAAACTCATCGAGATTATATACTTTCAATGGGAGGTTTGCCAGCACATATTAATAAAGAGGGGAGGGTGGAAAATGCCATTCAATTTAGAGATCGTGTGCTACGCAACAAACAGTATAAGGTATATGTAGATACACTTAAGCAAATACACAGGCTTTTTGACATAAAAAACGATCCTTACGAAACTGAAAATTTAATTGATGAAGTAAAATTTCAATCAGTAGTTAGCGAATTTCAAGCAAAAGTTGATGTATTACCTAATTTAGATAATAACCCTAAATACAACAAAACAGAAGGTTTACAAACTGATGTGAATTTGGAATTTTTAGATAAAGCAGCTCAAGGTGTTAAGCATAGAAAAAATAATATGATGGGATCAGCATCTGAAGAGCAATTTTTAAAATTGAGTACGGAAACAATTAAGAATAATAAATAG